From Homalodisca vitripennis isolate AUS2020 chromosome 1, UT_GWSS_2.1, whole genome shotgun sequence, the proteins below share one genomic window:
- the LOC124355062 gene encoding suppressor protein SRP40-like, with product MAGSGQCLTKVDFSDRIYHIRRITTKYQDVTVTSLSSESDSRADGRITTKYQHGTVTSLSSESDSRADGRITTKYQDVTVTSLSSESDSRADGRITTKYQDVTVTSLLSESDSRADGRITTKYQDVTVTSLSSESDSRADGRITTKYQHGTVTSLSSESDSRADGRITTKYQDGTVTSLSSESDSRADGRITTKYQDGTVTSLSSESDSRADGRITTKYKGGTLTSLIVLLAYQNTRI from the exons ATGGCCGGAAGTGGACAATGTTTGACtaaagtagacttctcagaccgG ATTTATCACATAAGACGgataacaacaaaatatcaaGATGTCACTGTCACGTCCTTATCGAGCGAGTCGGACAGTCGGGCAGACGGACGgataacaacaaaatatcaaCATGGCACTGTCACGTCCTTATCGAGCGAGTCGGACAGTCGGGCAGACGGACGgataacaacaaaatatcaaGATGTCACTGTCACGTCCTTATCGAGCGAGTCGGACAGTCGGGCAGACGGACGgataacaacaaaatatcaaGATGTCACTGTCACGTCCTTATTGAGCGAGTCGGACAGTAGGGCAGACGGACGgataacaacaaaatatcaaGATGTCACTGTCACGTCCTTATCGAGCGAGTCGGACAGTCGGGCAGACGGACGgataacaacaaaatatcaaCATGGCACTGTCACGTCCTTATCGAGCGAGTCGGACAGTCGGGCAGACGGACGgataacaacaaaatatcaaGATGGCACTGTCACGTCCTTATCGAGCGAGTCGGACAGTCGGGCAGACGGACGgataacaacaaaatatcaaGATGGCACTGTCACGTCCTTATCGAGCGAGTCGGACAGTCGGGCAGACGGACggataacaacaaaatataaaggtGGCACTCTCACGTCCTTAATAGTTTTACTTGCCTACCAAAATACGCGTATATGA